DNA sequence from the Paenibacillus azoreducens genome:
TAAATCTTCTGGATTATTGTCTATAATTTCTTTTATGTCATAAAACTTAATGGTCTCCCATCCTAATAAAGTGAATCCTTCATTAGCAATAAATGCATTTACATTGTAGAAGTCTCCATTTTTATTTGCCTGAATATACGCTTTCATCAATATACCTCTCTGATATTCTTTATTAATTGGTGGCTTCGCCACTTAGCCTTGCAGCGTTGTCTATGATTAATTTTTTTGGGACGGGGGAATATTGGTATCCTAATTTTTGTTCTTTATTTCTTCTAAAATAATTTCCATCTTTTCCTCCAGTCTTTTTAATGAAGCTTTTGTTTCCCTACTGTTTTTAATCATTTTGTTCACAAACAAACATAGACTTACAAAGAAAAGAATTACTAACACTAGCACTATTAACTGATAAATTGCAGTTGGCCATAAGAAAGTCATTGTTTGATTCTCCTTTTTTGTTTATAAAATTTTTTTCAAATAAAGTTCTACTCGTATTGACAAGCCCGA
Encoded proteins:
- a CDS encoding DUF4083 family protein — protein: MTFLWPTAIYQLIVLVLVILFFVSLCLFVNKMIKNSRETKASLKRLEEKMEIILEEIKNKN